In Yersinia enterocolitica subsp. enterocolitica, one DNA window encodes the following:
- a CDS encoding lipoate--protein ligase A: MSSLRLLISDSYDPWFNLAVEECIFRQMSPDQRVLFLWRNADTVVIGRAQNPWKECNTRRMEQDGVKLARRSSGGGAVFHDLGNTCFTFMAGKPEYDKTISTQIILNALASLGIQATASGRNDLVVIKDDGERKVSGSAYKETKDRGFHHGTLLLNADLNRLADYLNPDPKKLQAKGITSVRSRVTNLVELLPGINHEKICAAIEQAFFNYYDEKVFAEIISPQALPDLPGFAEQFAKQSSWEWNFGQAPAFSHLVDTRFVWGGIELHFDVLHGAIDRCQIFSDSLNPAPLEALAERLQGVEYRPAAIDAVCLQLSDDFPESQAELLQVQCWLAEVLR, from the coding sequence ATGTCATCCCTTCGGTTACTCATTTCTGATTCTTACGATCCCTGGTTCAATCTGGCTGTAGAAGAGTGCATTTTCCGCCAAATGTCGCCAGATCAACGGGTTCTCTTTTTGTGGCGCAATGCCGATACCGTGGTGATAGGGCGTGCTCAAAACCCATGGAAAGAGTGTAATACTCGGCGTATGGAGCAAGACGGAGTGAAGTTGGCTCGGCGTAGTAGTGGCGGCGGGGCGGTATTCCATGATCTAGGCAATACCTGTTTCACCTTTATGGCCGGTAAACCTGAATATGATAAAACGATATCGACTCAAATTATTCTGAATGCTTTGGCATCGCTTGGTATTCAGGCGACAGCATCGGGTCGTAATGACTTGGTGGTGATTAAGGATGATGGTGAGCGCAAAGTTTCTGGCTCCGCTTATAAAGAAACCAAAGATCGTGGTTTTCATCATGGGACGTTATTGCTCAATGCCGACCTCAATCGTCTTGCTGATTACCTCAATCCCGACCCAAAAAAATTGCAAGCCAAAGGCATCACGTCAGTACGGTCGCGGGTGACTAACCTGGTTGAACTGTTGCCGGGAATTAACCACGAAAAAATCTGTGCCGCTATTGAGCAAGCATTCTTCAATTATTACGATGAAAAAGTTTTCGCAGAAATCATCTCGCCACAAGCATTGCCAGATCTGCCCGGTTTCGCCGAACAATTCGCTAAACAAAGTAGCTGGGAGTGGAACTTTGGTCAGGCACCCGCGTTTAGCCATCTTGTCGATACCCGCTTTGTCTGGGGCGGAATTGAACTCCATTTTGATGTTTTGCACGGTGCCATTGACCGCTGCCAAATATTTAGCGACAGCTTGAACCCAGCCCCGCTGGAGGCGCTGGCCGAACGATTACAAGGCGTGGAATATCGTCCTGCTGCTATTGATGCGGTTTGTTTGCAATTAAGCGATGATTTTCCTGAATCACAAGCTGAACTGCTACAAGTTCAATGCTGGCTAGCGGAGGTATTACGCTAA